A stretch of Triticum aestivum cultivar Chinese Spring chromosome 1D, IWGSC CS RefSeq v2.1, whole genome shotgun sequence DNA encodes these proteins:
- the LOC123180924 gene encoding DNA polymerase epsilon catalytic subunit A isoform X1: MSGGDGRRRRPSAGGGGGGGGSSWGGRRSGSSAAKEQRIRLGAEELLEGRLGFAPYTQGDRRLGWLLTFSPSSWEDEDTGKIYSCVDLYFVSQDGSTFKVKYKFPPYFYAATKEKTELEVEAYLRRRYEGEIADIEIIEKEDLDLKNHLSGLKRKYLKIQFDTVQQLMRVRSDLMHVVEKNEEERDAVDAFESIYGVKRVERPQDYINCIIDLREYDVPYHVRFAIDNDVRSGQWYNVGVSGSDVLLQRREDLLQRAEVHVCAFDIETTKLPLKFPDAEYDSVMMISYMIDGQGYLIINRECVGEDIEDLEYTPKPEFEGHFRVKNVADEVGLLKAWFSHMQEVKPGIYVTYNGDFFDWPFLEKRAAHHGIKMNEEIGFQCDSNQGECRAKFSCHLDCFAWVKRDSYLPQGSQGLKAVTKAKLGYDPLEVNPEDMVRFAMEQPQTMASYSVSDAVATYYLYMTYVHPFIFSLATIIPMSPDEVLRKGSGTLCEMLLMVQAFQANIICPNKHQADLEKFYNNRLVESETYIGGHVECLETGVFRSDLPTKFQLEPSAFEQLIENLDRDLQYAIAVEGKLDIDSVTNYDEVKDAIKQKLVSLRDHPTREECPLIYHLDVAAMYPNIILTNRLQPPSIVTDVDCTACDFNRPGKNCLRTLEWVWRGETYTAKKSDYHHIKRQIESEMIQTGGVTSSKPFLDLSKPEHLLKLKDRLKKYCQKAYKRVVDKPITEVREAGICMRENSFYVDTVRSFRDRRYEYKGLNKTWKGKLSEAKAGGNSIKIQEAQDMVVLYDSLQLAHKCILNSFYGYVMRKGARWYSMEMAGVVTYTGAKIIQNARLLVDKIGRPLELDTDGIWCVLPGSFPENFTFKTKAEKKLTISYPCVMLNVDVARTNTNDQYQTLKDPVSKLYTTNSECSIEFEVDGPYKAMILPASKEEGILIKKRYAVFNEDGTLAELKGFEIKRRGELKLIKVFQAEVFDKFLHGSTLEECYAAVASVANRWLDLLDNQGIDISDSELLGFISESSTMSKSLVDYGEQKSCAVTTAKRLAEFLGDSMVKDKGLHCQYIVAREPQGTPVSERAVPVAIFETDAGNTFHANRCFCISKLFNLLTLSSYLTEVAKFYLRKWCKVSTEANIRFILDWSYYKQRLSSAIQKIITIPAAMQKISNPVPRVLHPDWLHKKVREKDDRFRQRKLRDMFSPLNKDMGMHNLNGTGDIEDLLTSDKGLRKTTASHGFNIGKENHPNGSPSAKASLGHCKNQQKSVIRSNEPLRDDSADEIVDRSTDYQGWLEARKRKWKYVREQKKRRRLGAAASSEGPSNNLFSARNVSQLHGNSRNRSTFFQKQELSLFRSHWQIIQLAPSTLPGRFFAWVVAEGIMFKIPINVPRVFYLNSKAPITDEFPGRRVKKILPHGKPSFNLIEVVTSEEQFRAEGRKLAAHLAEPDVEGIYETKIPLELNAILQIGCVCKVDKSAKKRNIQDGWDLAELQMKTTAEFSYLEQTVSFFYLYHSVSEGRAVYVMYFPTSLRVHAVVINPFRNKELSPVFLEKQFRDACQTPDPLHENLTFQVDYHTSMDAGSKYVQRMLLEYRQQHPGPVIGIIECPKLQAIRESVRALDDFPCVTIPCNARDNNYQALGWQATAGRTSMQRCAASTQWFNERISLARYAHVPLGNFELDWLLFTADVFFSRALHDQQQVLWISDDGIPDLGGTYEGDICFADEVIQPALTYPGAYRRISVELKIHHLAVNSLLKSSQVDEMEGGSIGNFENDIPPGPKATETDYNDASLCLPAFQVLKQLIQRCISDAVSSGNVFADAILQHLYRWLCSPRSRLHDPALHRLLHNVMKKVFALLLAEFRKLGANVIFANFSKIIIDTGKVDLPSARAYCDSLLKTLQTRDLFEWIELEPLHYWHSLLFMDQYNYGGIQAKTQNVTSADSSDGDDDIDIVSSWNIAEYLPKATQDHFVLIVSEFLYVPWKYMKEQVACRAAMRDDTSCTPSITIMAAENLEGQVVDYLRGQIGTYFAEKLLTIVSDILLHFKGKGKSESVGPSNSELDPHLHKGNAALEFIKHICAVLALDQNVQHDILRMRKNLLKLVRVKEFAPEAQFQDPCASFILPNVICSYCNDCRDLDLCRDSTLQGHEWRCAVPQCGQPYHREEMENALLQIVRQRERLYHLQDLVCVRCRQVKAAHVSEQCNCGGSFRCKEEAPQFLGKMRVFLNVAVSQKFELLQDCVRWILEVR; this comes from the exons ATGAGCGGTGGTGATGGCCGGCGACGGAGACCGTcggccggaggaggtggaggtggcggcggcagcagctggggCGGTCGGAGGTCTGGATCTTCGGCGGCTAAGGAGCAGCGGATACGTCTGGGCGCGGAGGAGCTCCTCGAGGGCCGGCTTGGCTTCGCGCCCTACACCCAAGGCGACCGCCGGCTTGGCTGGCTCCTCACCTTCTCCCCC TCATCATGGGAGGACGAGGATACAGGGAAAATCTACAGCTGTGTTGACCTGTACTTTGTGTCCCAG GATGGTTCTACATTTAAAGTGAAGTACAAATTCCCGCCTTATTTTTATGCTGCAACTAAG GAGAAGACGGAGTTGGAAGTTGAGGCGTATCTCAGGCGACGTTATGAAGGGGAAATTGCTGATATAGAAATAATTGAAAAAGAGGATCTGGATCTT AAAAACCACCTTTCTGGTTTGAAGAGAAAATATTTGAAGATTCAGTTCGATACCGTGCAGCAATTAATGCGTGTGAGGAGTGATCTAATGCATGTTgttgaaaagaatgaagaagaaaGAGATGCCGTGGATGCATTTGAATCAATTTATGGTGTAAAAAG GGTAGAAAGGCCACAAGATTACATAAACTGCATCATCGATTTGCGTGAATACGATGTTCCCTATCATGTTCGTTTCGCTATAGATAATG ATGTGAGATCTGGACAGTGGTATAATGTTGGTGTATCTGGTTCTGATGTTTTGCTTCAGAGAAGGGAAGATCTGCTTCAGCGTGCAGAAGTTCATGTATGTGCATTTGATATTGAGACCACAAAGCTTCCCTTGAAGTTTCCAGATGCTGAATACGACAGTGTAATGATGATCTCCTACATGATAGATGGGCAAGGGTACTTGATAATCAACCGAGAG TGTGTAGGGGAAGACATTGAAGATTTGGAATACACACCTAAACCAGAATTCGAGGGGCATTTTAGAGTTAAGAATGTCGCAGACGAG GTGGGTCTACTTAAAGCTTGGTTTTCTCACATGCAAGAGGTTAAACCTGGTATTTATGTTACGTACAACGGTGACTTTTTTGACTGGCCGTTTTTGGAGAAGAGAGCTGCCCACCATGGGATAAAAATGAATGAG GAGATTGGTTTCCAATGCGACAGTAATCAAGGTGAATGCCGAGCTAAATTTTCCTGTCATCTTGACTGTTTTGCCTGGGTGAAGCGAGACAGTTACCTTCCACAGGGAAGCCAAGGTCTAAAG GCTGTTACAAAAGCCAAGCTTGGTTATGATCCTCTGGAGGTCAATCCAGAAGATATGGTTCGCTTTGCAATGGAGCAGCCACAG ACAATGGCTTCTTATTCTGTATCAGATGCTGTTGCCACATACTACTTATACATGACTTATGTTCATCCATTTATCTTCTCCCTTGCGACCATAATACCTATGTCACCTGATGAGGTGTTGCGGAAAGGAAGTGGGACACTATGTGAAATGCTGCTAATGGTCCAG GCATTCCAGGCTAATATCATTTGTCCTAACAAGCACCAAGCTGATCTGGAGAAGTTTTACAATAACCGTCTAGTAGAAAGCGAAACATACATCGGTGGTCATGTTGAGTGTCTTGAAACTGGTGTATTTAGATCTGATCTTCCTACAAAATTTCAGCTGGAACCCTCAGCATTTGAG CAACTAATTGAAAACCTTGACCGTGATCTGCAATATGCCATTGCTGTAGAAGGAAAATTGGATATTGATTCTGTCACAAATTATGATGAAGTCAAGGATGCCATAAAGCAAAAG CTTGTTTCATTGCGAGACCACCCAACTCGTGAAGAATGCCCTCTTATATATCATCTGGATGTTGCTGCAATGTATCCAAATATCATTTTGACAAATAGGCTCCAG CCACCATCCATAGTTACAGATGTGGACTGCACGGCATGTGATTTCAATCGCCCTGGAAAGAATTGCCTTAGAACGCTCGAATGGGTCTGGCGAGGAGAAACCTACACGGCAAAAAAGAG TGACTATCATCATATAAAGAGGCAAATTGAGTCAGAGATGATTCAAACTGGTGGGGTTACATCTTCAAAGCCTTTCCTCGACCTCTCAAAACCAGAGCATTTACTAAAGCTGAAGGATCGTTTGAAGAAGTACTGCCAGAAG GCGTACAAAAGAGTAGTTGACAAACCAATTACAGAAGTTAGAGAAGCTGGAATATGCATGCGTGAAAATTCTTTCTACGTAGATACAGTGCGAAG CTTTCGTGATAGAAGGTATGAATACAAAGGCCTGAATAAAACATGGAAAGGAAAACTGTCAGAAGCAAAAGCCGGTGGAAATTCTATCAAAATTCAGGAAGCACAG GACATGGTTGTGCTATATGATTCTTTGCAACTTGCTCACAAGTGCATATTAAATTCTTTTTATGGATATGTTATGCGCAA GGGTGCAAGATGGTACTCTATGGAAATGGCTGGTGTTGTAACATATACTGGTGCAAAGATCATCCAAAATGCTCGATTACTTGTAGACAAAATTGGAAGACCACTGGAACTCGACACAGATGGCATTTGGTGTGTTTTGCCTGGTTCTTTCCCAGAGAATTTTACTTTCAAGACAAA AGCTGAGAAGAAGCTCACAATATCTTATCCATGTGTGATGCTTAATGTTGATGTTGCAAGAACCAACACCAATGATCAATATCAA ACATTGAAAGATCCTGTAAGCAAGCTATACACAACAAATAGTGAATGCTCCATCGAATTTGAGGTAGATGGACCATACAAG GCCATGATTCTACCTGCCTCTAAAGAGGAAGGGATTCTGATAAAGAAGAGGTATGCTGTCTTCAATGAAGATGGCACCCTGGCAGAACTTAAAGGCTTTGAGATTAAGCGTCGAGGTGAGCTGAAGCTCATCAAAGTTTTTCAG GCGGAGGTATTCGATAAATTTCTCCATGGCTCTACTTTAGAGGAGTGCTATGCAGCTGTTGCCTCTGTTGCTAACCGCTGGTTAGATCTACTGGAC AATCAAGGAATTGATATTTCTGACAGTGAGTTGCTTGGGTTCATATCAGAGTCAAGCACAATGAGTAAGTCCCTTGTTGACTATGGAGAACAGAAGTCATGTGCTGTAACTACAGCAAAAAGACTTGCAGAATTCCTTGGAGACTCAATGGTTAAAGACAAAGGACTGCACTGCCAATATATAGTTGCCCGAGAGCCACAA GGCACCCCAGTGAGCGAGCGTGCTGTTCCGGTGGCTATTTTTGAGACAGATGCTGGTAATACTTTTCATGCAAATCGCTGCTTTTGTATCTCCAAACTGTTCAACTTACTTACACTATCCTCATATTTGACAGAGGTTGCAAAGTTCTATTTAAGAAAATGGTGCAAAGTCTCCACGGAAGCAAACATCCGATTTATTCTTGATTGGTCTTACTACAAGCAGCGCCTAAGCTCGGCTATTCAGAAGATCATAACTATTCCTGCAGCGATGCAAAAG ATTTCAAATCCTGTTCCCCGAGTTCTTCATCCTGATTGGTTGCATAAAAAGGTCAGAGAGAAGGATGATCGATTTCGTCAACGCAAACTACGTGATATGTTCAGTCCCTTGAATAAAGACATGGGGATGCATAACTTGAATGGAACTGGAGACATAGAAGATTTATTAACATCAGACAAAGGTTTGAGAAAAACTACTGCATCACATGGTTTTAACATCGGCAAAGAAAATCATCCAAATGGGTCACCATCAGCAAAAGCTAGTTTGGGTCATTGCAAAAACCAGCAAAAATCTGTAATCAGGTCAAATGAACCACTCCGAGATGATTCTGCTGATGAAATAGTTGATAGAAGTACTGATTATCAAGGATGGCTTGAGGCCAGGAAGagaaaatggaaatatgtccgtgAACAGAAGAAACGTCGAAG GTTGGGTGCTGCAGCCTCTTCCGAGGGTCCCAGTAATAATTTGTTTTCTGCAAGAAATGTCAGTCAGTTACATGGCAATAGTAGGAATAGGTCTACATTTTTCCAGAAACAAGAATTGTCCCTCTTTAGATCACATTGGCAG ATAATCCAGCTTGCTCCAAGTACATTGCCAGGCCGTTTTTTTGCATGGGTTGTTGCCGAGGGGATCATGTTCAAGATTCCCATCAATGTGCCTAGAGTTTTCTACCTAAACTCAAAAGCTCCTATCACAGATGAGTTTCCAGGAAGGCGTGTAAAGAAGATTCTTCCTCATGGAAAACCATCTTTCAATCTCATCGAG GTTGTAACTAGTGAAGAACAGTTCAGGGCTGAAGGAAGAAAACTTGCTGCTCATCTTGCAGAGCCAGATGTTGAA GGCATATATGAAACGAAAATTCCACTGGAACTAAATGCTATTCTCCAAATTGGTTGTGTCTGCAAAGTGGACAAATCTGCAAAGAAACGAAATATCCAAGATGGATGGGATCTTGCTGAGTTGCAAATGAAAACAACTGCAGAGTTCTCATACCTGGAACAAACAGTTTCATTTTTCTATCTATACCACAG TGTGTCTGAAGGAAGGGCTGTATATGTCATGTACTTCCCTACATCTCTCAGAGTACATGCAGTGGTTATCAATCCTTTCCGTAATAAAGAACTGTCACCTGTGTTTCTTGAAAAGCAATTTCGGGATGCTTGCCAGACTCCTGACCCTTTGCATGAAAATCTCACTTTCCAG GTGGACTACCACACATCAATGGATGCAGGTAGCAAATATGTGCAACGAATGTTACTTGAGTACAG ACAACAACATCCTGGACCTGTCATAGGCATCATTGAATGCCCTAAACTCCAAGCTATAAGGGAATCTGTACGTGCACTTGATGATTTCCCGTGTGTAACCATTCCTTGCAATGCACGGGATAACAACTATCAG GCTCTTGGTTGGCAAGCGACAGCTGGTAGAACAAGCATGCAGCGCTGTGCTGCATCAACTCAATGGTTCAATGAAAGAATTTCACTTGCTAGATATGCACAT GTGCCATTGGGAAACTTTGAACTTGATTGGCTTCTTTTTACTGCTGATGTGTTCTTCTCAAGGGCATTgcatgatcaacaacag GTACTATGGATATCTGATGATGGTATTCCTGATTTAGGCGGCACATATGAAGGAGATATATGCTTTGCTGATGAA GTCATACAACCTGCACTAACATATCCTGGCGCTTATAGGAGGATTTCTGTCGAGCTTAAG ATTCATCATTTGGCGGTTAATTCTCTCCTTAAGAGCAGTCAAGTGGATGAAATGGAAGGAGGATCTATCGGCAACTTTGAAAATGACATTCCTCCTGGTCCAAAGGCCACCGAAACTGACTATAATGACGCCAGCTTGTGTCTACCTGCTTTCCAAGTGCTGAAGCAACTCATTCAAAGATGCATCTCGGATGCAGTGTCTTCTGGAAATGTATTTGCTGATGCGATATTGCAACATCTCTACCGTTGGCTTTGCAG CCCACGATCAAGACTTCATGACCCAGCTCTCCATCGCCTCCTTCATAAT GTCATGAAGAAGGTCTTTGCTCTATTGTTAGCTGAGTTTAGAAAGCTTGGAGCTAATGTTATCTTTGCAAACTTTTCTAAGATAATCATAGATACCGGAAAAGTGGACTTGCCGTCAGCACGCGCATACTGTGATAGCTTGCTGAAAACCTTACAGACAAG GGATCTTTTTGAGTGGATAGAGCTGGAACCTTTGCACTATTGGCACTCCTTACTGTTCATGGATCAG TACAACTACGGTGGGATTCAGGCCAAAACACAAAATGTAACATCTGCAGACAGTTCAGATGGTGATGATGATATTGACATCGTGTCAAGCTGGAACATAGCAGAATACTTGCCCAAAGCTACACAG GATCACTTTGTCTTGATCGTATCGGAGTTCCTATATGTTCCATGGAAATACATGAAAGAACAAGTAGCTTGTCGAGCAGCTATGAGGGATGACACCTCATGCACTCCATCTATAACAATCATGGCTGCTGAGAATCTTGAGGGACAGGTCGTTGATTACCTCCGTGGGCAG ATCGGCACTTATTTTGCGGAAAAGCTTCTCACAATTGTGAGCGATATACTTCTCCATTTCAAAGGAAAAGGCAAGTCTGAATCAGTTGGACCTTCAAATAGTGAACTTGATCCTCACTTACATAAAGGCAATGCTGCATTGGAGTTCATTAAACATATATGTGCTGTTCTTGCTCTCGATCAGAATGTTCAGCATGATATTCTG AGAATGCGAAAGAACTTGTTAAAGTTGGTGCGCGTAAAGGAATTTGCTCCAGAAGCACAGTTCCAAGATCCCTGTGCTTCATTCATCCTCCCGAACGTGATTTGCAG CTATTGCAACGATTGCCGGGACCTTGACCTTTGCCGCGACTCGACGCTGCAAGGCCACGAGTGGAGGTGCGCGGTGCCGCAGTGCGGGCAGCCGTACCACCGCGAGGAGATGGAGAACGCGCTCCTGCAGATTGTGCGGCAGCGAGAGAGGCTGTACCACCTGCAGGACCTGGTGTGCGTCCGGTGCAGGCAGGTGAAGGCGGCCCATGTGTCGGAGCAGTGCAACTGTGGAGGTTCGTTCCGGTGCAAGGAGGAGGCGCCGCAGTTCCTTGGCAAGATGCGGGTCTTCCTGAACGTCGCGGTGAGCCAGAAGTTCGAGCTACTCCAGGACTGCGTCCGATGGATCCTGGAGGTCAGGTGA